ACGTATTACTGAGCACCAGGCCTTTGACTTTGATAACCCGAATAAAGTTCGAGCAGTGTTCGGTAGCTTCGGCAGTGACAACACGCCGCTATTCCACGCGAAGGATGGTTCGGGTTATGAGTACTTGGGAGATATGGTGCTTAAAATTGATGAGTCCAATCCTCAAACTGCGTCTCGTTTAGCTGCGCCACTTACACGCTGGCGCAATCTAGCCCCGGCGTACTCTGCGGCAATGAAGGCAGTTTTAGAGCGCTTGGCGGGATGTCCCACGCTATCGAAAGACCTCTATGAGGTTGTTAGTAAGAGTTTGTTGTAATGGCTGATGATAAATCTTTATTCGAAGCCGAGATGGCGGGTGTAAAGAAGTTGAATATCGCTCCCCGAGTTGAGCGAAAGACGACTAGCTTGAGTGCTGAGCAGAAGAAAATTCGACGGACTATCGCTGTGTCGGAAGATTCTGTCGATTCAAACCAATTGATGACGGATCATCTAGAATTCGTTGAACCTCTGTCGTATCTTGAGTTCCATCGAACGGGTATTCAGCACGGGGTACTTAAAAGTCTCCGGTTGGGCAAGTACGGCATAGAGGCAAAGCTGGACTTACATCACCGCACAGTGGAGCAAGCTCGCTCAGACGTTTATGAGTTTGTTCGAGATTGTGTCCGCTACGACGTACGAACAGTTATCATCTCGCACGGCAAAGGCGAACGGAGTGAGCCAAAAGCTCTACTGAAGTCGCATGTAAACCGTTGGTTAAGGCACTTGGACGAAGTGATGGCGTTCTATACCGCGTTACCTCGCCACGGCGGCTATGGTGCTGTCTACGTCATGCTGCGTAAATCGCCCGAGAAGAAACTGGAGAATAAGGAGCGTCACGAACGCCGTCGTTAGTGGTGCCTATTTTAATAATAAAGAACGGGTGGCAAAACCGCCTACCTCATGACTACACTGTGTTTAACACGGGAAGAGAGCAGTTAAATGGGTAAAAAACAAATGGATCCCAATACACTACTAGCAGAGGCTCAAAAGGCTAACTGTAGTGAGCAACATTTAGCCTTTATTAGCGCTTGGCTAAGTAATTTTCCATTGGACGAATTCAGTTCGCGTAAGATTGAGAATGTCGCTGGATGGCTAGTTGACCTTGCTCATCAGCACGTGGGCCGAAGTGACGACTATATTCGTGTCTATAACCCAACGATCGAGCGAAATCGTTGGCAGGCGGCCAACTCGGTTGTGGTGATCTCGTTTACTGATCTGCCCTTTGTGATTGACTCTATTCGAATCGCGCTTGGGGTTATCGGTATTGAGGTTCGCCTGCTTCACAGTCATGTATTTGTCAGCGAACCCTCTCGCTCGCTTGCCTATATCGAAGTTGGTCGTCGCGAAAAGGCGGATGAACTTGAGGCCATTGCTACCGCGCTGAACAATACATTGAGCTCAGTGAAAAACGTGGTTGATGCCTTTCCCAGCATGCAAGAACAGGTTAAAACCCTGGTGGTCAACTACGAAAAGAAATTGGCAGGTGATCCAGCCCATGATTTTTTGGATTGGCTTCGCCGAGAGCACTTCATTTTTCTCGGCTACGGTGAGTGGTGTGATGGTAAGATTTCGCGCACGTTAGGGACTACCAAAGATAATAATGAAGATGATGATTTACTGTCTGTTCCGATTCTTTTGAAGGATGAGAACATCGCCTTTTCTAAGTCGTCTTCTCGCTCTCAGATTCAT
The DNA window shown above is from Umboniibacter marinipuniceus and carries:
- the smrA gene encoding DNA endonuclease SmrA; this translates as MADDKSLFEAEMAGVKKLNIAPRVERKTTSLSAEQKKIRRTIAVSEDSVDSNQLMTDHLEFVEPLSYLEFHRTGIQHGVLKSLRLGKYGIEAKLDLHHRTVEQARSDVYEFVRDCVRYDVRTVIISHGKGERSEPKALLKSHVNRWLRHLDEVMAFYTALPRHGGYGAVYVMLRKSPEKKLENKERHERRR